A DNA window from Bacteroides cellulosilyticus contains the following coding sequences:
- the pckA gene encoding phosphoenolpyruvate carboxykinase (ATP) → MANLDLSKYGIMGVTEIIHNPSYDVLFAEETKPGLEGFEKGQVTELGAVNVMTGVYTGRSPKDKFFVMDETSKNTVWWTSEEYKNDNKPVDEKCWKACKELATKELSNKRLFVVDAFCGANENSRLKLRFIMEVAWQAHFVTNMFIRPTAEELANFGEPDFVIMNASKAKVENYKELGLNSETAVVFNLTEKIQVILNTWYGGEMKKGMFSYMNYLLPLNGMASMHCSANTDMKNENTAIFFGLSGTGKTTLSTDPKRLLIGDDEHGWDDEGVFNFEGGCYAKVINLDKDSEPDIYNAIKRDALLENVTVAADGKIDFADKSVTENTRVSYPIYHIENIVKPVSKGPAAKQVIFLSADAFGVLPPVSILNAEQTKYYFLSGFTAKLAGTERGITEPTPTFSACFGAAFLSLHPTKYAEELVKKMEKSGAKAYLVNTGWNGSGKRISIKDTRGIIDAILDGSIDKAPTKVIPFFDFVVPTALPNVDPKILDPRDTYECACKWEEKAKDLAARFIKNFSKFEGNEAGKALVAAGPKL, encoded by the coding sequence ATGGCAAATTTAGATTTAAGCAAGTACGGTATCATGGGTGTGACTGAAATCATTCACAACCCTTCATACGATGTACTCTTCGCAGAAGAAACCAAACCGGGTTTGGAAGGTTTTGAAAAAGGTCAGGTAACTGAACTGGGTGCTGTAAACGTTATGACTGGTGTTTACACCGGCCGTTCTCCTAAAGATAAATTCTTCGTTATGGACGAAACCAGCAAGAATACCGTATGGTGGACTTCGGAAGAATACAAGAACGACAACAAACCTGTTGACGAAAAATGCTGGAAAGCTTGCAAAGAATTGGCTACTAAAGAACTTTCTAACAAGAGACTGTTCGTAGTTGACGCATTCTGCGGTGCTAACGAAAACTCTCGTCTGAAATTGCGCTTCATCATGGAAGTAGCATGGCAGGCTCATTTCGTAACAAACATGTTCATCCGTCCGACTGCTGAGGAATTGGCTAACTTCGGTGAACCTGATTTCGTTATCATGAATGCTTCTAAGGCTAAGGTTGAAAACTACAAGGAACTGGGTCTGAACTCAGAAACTGCTGTTGTATTCAACTTGACTGAGAAGATCCAGGTTATCCTGAACACTTGGTACGGTGGTGAAATGAAGAAAGGTATGTTCTCTTACATGAACTATCTGCTTCCGTTGAACGGCATGGCTTCTATGCACTGTTCTGCAAACACTGACATGAAGAACGAAAACACAGCTATCTTCTTCGGTCTGTCTGGTACAGGTAAGACTACTTTGTCTACTGACCCGAAACGTCTGTTGATCGGTGATGACGAACACGGATGGGATGACGAAGGTGTATTCAACTTCGAAGGTGGTTGCTACGCTAAGGTTATCAACCTTGACAAAGATAGCGAACCCGATATCTACAACGCAATCAAACGTGACGCTCTGTTGGAGAACGTAACTGTTGCTGCTGATGGTAAGATTGACTTCGCAGATAAGAGCGTAACTGAAAACACTCGTGTTTCTTATCCTATCTACCACATCGAAAACATCGTTAAACCGGTATCTAAAGGCCCGGCTGCAAAACAAGTTATCTTCTTGTCTGCTGACGCATTCGGTGTATTGCCTCCGGTATCTATCCTGAACGCTGAACAAACTAAATATTACTTCCTGTCTGGTTTCACTGCTAAGTTGGCTGGTACAGAACGTGGTATCACTGAACCGACTCCGACATTCTCTGCTTGCTTCGGCGCTGCTTTCTTGAGCTTGCACCCGACTAAATATGCAGAAGAGTTGGTTAAGAAGATGGAAAAATCAGGTGCTAAGGCATACTTGGTAAACACTGGTTGGAACGGTAGCGGCAAGCGTATCTCTATCAAAGATACTCGTGGTATCATCGACGCTATCCTTGACGGTTCTATCGACAAGGCTCCTACTAAGGTTATTCCTTTCTTCGATTTCGTTGTTCCGACTGCATTGCCGAATGTTGATCCGAAGATCCTTGATCCTCGCGACACTTACGAATGTGCTTGCAAGTGGGAAGAAAAAGCTAAAGACCTGGCTGCTCGTTTCATCAAGAACTTCTCTAAGTTCGAAGGTAACGAAGCCGGTAAAGCACTGGTTGCTGCTGGTCCGAAGCTCTAA
- the upp gene encoding uracil phosphoribosyltransferase gives MKIINFAETNSILNQYVAEIRDVQVQSDRLRFRRNIERIGEIMAYEMSKDFAYSQKNIQTPLGIAPVQTPDNQLVLSTILRAGLPFHQGFLSYFDGAENAFVSAYRKYKDTLKFDIHIEYIASPRIDGKTLIITDPMLATGSSMELSYQAMLTKGHPAEIHVASIIASRQAVEHIANTLPADKTTIWCAAIDPEINDHSYIVPGLGDAGDLAFGEKE, from the coding sequence ATGAAGATAATCAATTTTGCCGAAACAAACTCCATCCTGAACCAGTATGTTGCCGAGATCCGGGATGTACAAGTACAGAGCGACCGCCTTCGCTTCCGCCGAAACATTGAACGCATCGGGGAAATTATGGCCTATGAAATGAGTAAGGACTTTGCTTATTCTCAGAAGAATATACAGACTCCGCTGGGGATAGCACCCGTGCAAACTCCGGATAATCAATTGGTATTAAGCACCATTCTGCGTGCCGGACTACCTTTCCATCAGGGCTTTCTGAGCTACTTTGACGGTGCGGAGAATGCTTTTGTTTCTGCCTACCGAAAGTATAAGGATACGTTGAAGTTTGATATTCATATTGAATACATCGCTTCACCGCGCATTGACGGAAAGACACTGATTATTACCGACCCGATGCTGGCAACCGGCAGCAGTATGGAACTGAGCTATCAGGCTATGTTGACGAAAGGGCATCCGGCGGAGATTCATGTTGCTTCTATCATTGCCAGCCGTCAGGCTGTGGAACACATTGCTAACACACTTCCCGCAGACAAAACTACCATTTGGTGTGCAGCCATCGATCCGGAAATTAATGACCATTCGTATATTGTTCCGGGACTGGGAGATGCAGGAGATTTGGCATTCGGCGAAAAAGAATAG
- a CDS encoding sensor histidine kinase, whose translation MKKSYYILLTITATAAVLYLLGNWVGRSFGLNRQQVIRNIHEAYGRATDAFEAGQTKDLAAFFRNELDEVNLKRIKFRLDTVSLHGDSIVLKQDLRYFSDYRKLLEQHYTFVCPVNDAQGVHAYIQNLRAGFIGKLLYMFFGTIAALGLLLFAIRKQVDIIRRQDELARMREDFSSAMVHDMKNPISSILIGLKVLRSGKVDSKPEKKEKHFDILEAEAQHLLALVNKVLTISKLEHGQLLLDKNWIQLRPMVDELVHTFTAKAEKPITFQVDLQEEGAYADEEYLKEALSNLIDNAVKYSKDTIDIQITSCLSGQYIQIRVRDNGIGIPLAAQRIVFDKFERVITRNEDEKKKVSGFGLGLNYVMNVAREHGGYVSVESIEGKYSEFTVSLPLPTENEEANPED comes from the coding sequence ATGAAAAAGTCGTATTATATACTTCTTACAATAACTGCAACAGCTGCTGTCCTGTACTTACTTGGAAATTGGGTAGGACGAAGTTTCGGACTGAACCGGCAGCAAGTGATACGTAATATCCACGAAGCTTACGGCCGTGCGACGGATGCATTTGAAGCCGGACAAACTAAGGATCTGGCTGCCTTTTTCCGTAATGAACTGGATGAAGTGAATTTGAAGCGGATCAAGTTTCGCCTGGATACGGTATCTTTACACGGTGATTCCATCGTATTGAAACAGGATTTACGATATTTTTCTGATTATCGGAAACTGTTGGAGCAGCACTATACCTTTGTATGTCCTGTGAATGACGCTCAGGGAGTACATGCTTATATCCAGAATCTTCGTGCCGGGTTCATCGGCAAACTGCTTTATATGTTCTTCGGAACGATAGCGGCTTTGGGACTTCTATTATTTGCCATACGTAAGCAGGTGGATATTATCCGCCGGCAGGATGAGTTGGCACGAATGCGTGAAGATTTCTCTTCTGCTATGGTTCACGACATGAAGAATCCGATCAGTTCCATCCTGATTGGGCTTAAAGTGCTTCGTAGTGGAAAGGTAGATAGTAAGCCTGAGAAGAAAGAAAAGCACTTCGATATACTGGAGGCGGAAGCTCAACATTTGCTTGCACTGGTCAATAAAGTACTGACTATCTCTAAACTGGAACATGGACAATTATTGCTGGATAAGAATTGGATTCAACTCCGTCCTATGGTGGATGAGCTAGTACACACGTTCACTGCTAAGGCAGAAAAGCCTATCACATTTCAGGTTGATTTGCAGGAAGAGGGAGCTTATGCTGATGAAGAGTATCTGAAAGAGGCTTTAAGTAACCTGATAGATAATGCTGTGAAATATTCTAAGGATACAATAGATATACAGATTACTTCCTGCCTTTCCGGACAGTATATTCAGATCAGGGTGCGGGATAATGGAATCGGTATTCCGCTTGCGGCTCAACGGATTGTATTTGATAAGTTTGAACGCGTCATTACCCGGAATGAGGATGAGAAGAAGAAAGTATCCGGTTTCGGTTTGGGACTGAACTATGTGATGAATGTAGCCCGGGAGCATGGAGGGTACGTCAGTGTGGAGAGTATAGAAGGGAAATATAGCGAATTTACTGTTTCTTTGCCGTTGCCGACGGAGAACGAAGAGGCTAATCCGGAGGATTGA
- a CDS encoding bifunctional proline dehydrogenase/L-glutamate gamma-semialdehyde dehydrogenase → MDNRPTIAEVQEWVLKLHNTCEQTITNEERKEQHKYAVMVQRPQDKKFLVKMLDESSQIRDRKKLATRIKTLIDRYGVPEFLNKRDTFLFKMYQAFGHHFDFIAIPIIKKRLRMDTSKVILDEARPKLTRHLSERAQQKVGQNVNLLGEVVLGNGEADHRYHHYLEALEAPDINYISVKISGIYAQTHALNYEESFPELVKRMSALYQKAIDFPHTDENGVKRAKFVNLDMEEYKDSHFTLRLFKTVLSKPEFKDYSAGIVVQAYLPDAYDFQTELLEFAKARVAEGGAPLKMRLVKGCNLEMETVISSLRGWPNPILSTKTEVDANYLHILERALLPENAKVLHIGVASHNLFTIAYAYLLSQKNNSSEYMTFEMLEGMADHVWRAQSQLGNHIILYAPVVKNEHFLNAVSYLVRRMDENTAPDNFLTHSFNLKPGTDTWNFLQKQFEEAYHKKDSVSHIPTRTQNRLLPYSSVPPSDVMKNEPDTDFDLPQNQEWVRNIFAKWKKSSGDTPEIIPLQIGAETIVCEKRHKYMDRCQNDEVCICEMSQANTEQVKQIIGIAEKDPAGWRNTTLEERHRIMFEAANRLGDMRGDLIGSMCAVTGKTVVEGDVEVSEGIDYARFYTTTMKKFAALHDVDITSKGTILVISPWNFPCAIPIGGIVAGLAGGNTVILKPATVAAPVAWLFAKAFWDAGVPKEALQVIITDREALKELTTASAIKHIILTGGTDTAQSIARTNPSTPLSAETGGKNAIILTASGDRDHAIMNIVASAFGNAGQKCSACSLLLVERSVYEDKNFQDKLKDAATSMKVGSVWEAGNVVGPMITNRNDKLLQALTLEPGESWLVPPKFIDEKQYILAPTVKWGVKPGSYSFRTELFGPMLSVACIDNLQQGIELVNSLDYGLTSGLQSLDENEQKLWKNSILAGNLYINRGITGAIVNRQPFGGMKLSAFGGGVKAGGPNYCACLVKITDKPESNTDYKQSYPHVYEEEFAHARDINKLYGEQNAFRYLPLKNMVLRLFPGDSNEEAEMIALAAKLCHTPLTISFAPNDDRTTALSSTGCTLKKETFDEFLKTMRTYERIRTCGADIPMEMYEEAARRNKYIATAKPVKNGRVELIHYIKEQSISFEYHRYGSILDVPPVE, encoded by the coding sequence ATGGATAATAGACCTACCATAGCCGAGGTACAAGAATGGGTACTGAAGCTACACAACACGTGTGAGCAAACCATCACAAACGAAGAGCGCAAAGAACAGCATAAATATGCCGTCATGGTGCAACGTCCGCAGGACAAGAAGTTCCTGGTGAAAATGCTGGATGAATCTTCGCAGATACGTGATCGCAAGAAACTTGCCACCCGCATTAAGACTCTGATAGACCGCTATGGAGTACCCGAATTTCTGAATAAGCGGGATACTTTCCTCTTTAAAATGTACCAGGCCTTCGGACATCATTTCGACTTCATTGCCATACCTATTATAAAGAAACGCTTACGCATGGATACGTCCAAAGTTATCCTTGATGAAGCACGTCCCAAGTTAACCCGACACCTGTCCGAACGTGCACAGCAAAAGGTTGGACAGAACGTTAACCTACTGGGTGAAGTTGTTTTAGGCAATGGGGAAGCAGATCACCGTTACCATCATTACCTGGAAGCATTGGAAGCTCCGGATATTAACTATATCTCCGTCAAGATATCCGGCATCTATGCCCAGACGCATGCCTTGAATTATGAAGAGAGTTTCCCGGAACTGGTGAAACGCATGTCCGCTCTCTACCAAAAAGCAATAGACTTCCCGCATACAGATGAAAACGGAGTGAAACGTGCGAAGTTTGTCAATCTGGATATGGAAGAATATAAAGATTCACACTTTACTTTACGCCTGTTTAAAACTGTACTAAGCAAACCGGAATTCAAAGACTATTCAGCTGGTATCGTTGTACAGGCTTATCTGCCCGATGCTTATGATTTCCAGACGGAATTGCTGGAATTTGCAAAGGCACGCGTGGCAGAGGGAGGTGCACCACTCAAAATGCGCCTTGTAAAAGGTTGTAATCTGGAAATGGAAACGGTGATTTCTTCCTTGCGCGGCTGGCCCAACCCCATACTTTCCACAAAAACGGAAGTAGATGCAAACTACCTGCATATACTGGAACGCGCCCTGCTGCCCGAAAATGCAAAAGTATTGCACATCGGAGTGGCTTCGCATAACCTGTTCACAATAGCCTACGCTTATCTGTTAAGCCAGAAAAACAACAGTTCAGAGTATATGACATTTGAGATGTTGGAAGGTATGGCCGACCATGTATGGCGCGCGCAGTCGCAACTGGGTAATCACATCATACTATATGCACCGGTAGTGAAAAATGAACATTTCCTGAATGCAGTCTCTTATCTGGTACGCCGTATGGATGAGAATACAGCTCCGGATAACTTCCTCACTCACTCATTCAATCTGAAACCGGGAACCGACACCTGGAATTTCCTGCAAAAGCAGTTTGAAGAAGCATATCACAAGAAAGACAGCGTTTCTCATATTCCTACGCGCACGCAGAACAGGCTTTTACCATATTCTTCCGTTCCTCCATCCGACGTGATGAAAAACGAACCGGATACGGATTTCGACCTGCCTCAAAATCAGGAATGGGTGCGAAATATCTTTGCCAAATGGAAAAAGTCTTCCGGCGATACTCCGGAAATCATTCCTCTGCAAATAGGAGCCGAAACCATCGTTTGTGAAAAACGCCATAAGTACATGGACCGCTGCCAGAATGATGAAGTATGTATTTGCGAAATGTCGCAAGCCAATACGGAACAAGTAAAGCAAATCATCGGCATTGCAGAAAAAGATCCCGCAGGCTGGCGGAACACCACTTTAGAGGAACGTCATAGAATCATGTTCGAAGCAGCCAATCGCCTGGGTGATATGCGCGGAGACCTGATAGGCAGCATGTGTGCTGTAACAGGTAAAACAGTGGTAGAAGGCGATGTGGAGGTATCCGAAGGTATTGACTACGCCCGCTTCTATACCACAACAATGAAAAAATTCGCCGCACTGCATGATGTGGACATCACCTCCAAAGGAACAATCCTCGTCATTTCACCGTGGAACTTTCCATGTGCCATTCCTATCGGCGGCATTGTAGCCGGATTGGCCGGTGGCAATACCGTGATACTGAAACCCGCAACAGTAGCCGCTCCCGTAGCGTGGCTATTTGCCAAGGCTTTCTGGGATGCAGGAGTACCCAAAGAAGCATTGCAAGTCATTATTACCGACCGTGAAGCACTGAAAGAGTTGACCACTGCTTCGGCTATCAAGCATATCATCCTGACAGGTGGTACGGATACGGCCCAAAGCATTGCACGTACCAACCCGTCTACCCCACTTTCCGCCGAAACCGGTGGAAAAAATGCTATTATCCTTACCGCCTCAGGCGACCGTGATCATGCCATTATGAATATCGTTGCTTCCGCTTTCGGAAATGCCGGACAAAAGTGCTCAGCATGTTCCCTGCTGCTTGTAGAACGCTCTGTATACGAAGACAAGAACTTCCAGGATAAGCTGAAGGATGCCGCCACCAGTATGAAAGTAGGCAGTGTATGGGAAGCCGGTAATGTAGTAGGCCCCATGATTACCAACCGGAACGACAAGTTACTGCAAGCCCTCACACTGGAACCCGGCGAGTCCTGGCTGGTTCCACCTAAGTTTATCGACGAGAAGCAATACATCCTCGCCCCTACCGTGAAATGGGGAGTAAAACCGGGCAGTTATTCATTCCGCACCGAATTGTTCGGTCCCATGTTAAGTGTGGCTTGCATTGACAATCTTCAACAGGGAATAGAGTTGGTAAACAGCCTGGACTACGGTTTGACTTCCGGTCTGCAAAGTCTGGATGAGAACGAACAGAAACTCTGGAAGAACTCCATTCTGGCAGGTAACCTTTATATCAATCGTGGCATCACAGGCGCTATTGTCAACCGCCAACCTTTCGGCGGAATGAAACTGTCTGCTTTCGGTGGTGGTGTAAAAGCAGGCGGACCAAACTATTGCGCCTGCCTTGTGAAGATTACCGACAAGCCGGAAAGCAATACGGATTACAAGCAAAGTTATCCCCATGTATATGAGGAAGAATTTGCGCATGCACGGGATATCAATAAGTTATATGGCGAACAAAATGCATTCCGCTATCTGCCATTAAAGAATATGGTGCTCCGTCTTTTCCCGGGAGATAGTAACGAAGAAGCGGAAATGATCGCACTTGCCGCAAAACTCTGCCATACACCACTGACTATCAGCTTTGCCCCGAATGATGATCGCACGACTGCATTATCATCTACCGGTTGTACACTAAAGAAAGAAACGTTCGATGAATTCCTCAAAACAATGAGGACTTATGAACGCATCCGCACTTGTGGCGCTGATATTCCGATGGAAATGTATGAAGAGGCAGCTCGCAGAAACAAATACATTGCCACGGCAAAACCTGTGAAAAACGGACGTGTAGAGTTGATACATTATATTAAAGAGCAAAGCATCTCATTTGAATACCATCGATATGGCAGTATTCTGGATGTGCCACCTGTAGAATAA
- a CDS encoding 2-oxoacid:ferredoxin oxidoreductase subunit beta, whose amino-acid sequence MSEYTAKDFKKGQPRWCPGCGDHFFLNSLHKALAEIGVKPWETAVISGIGCSSRLPYYMNTYAMQTIHGRAAAISTGCKVTNPNLSVWQVSGDGDGLAIGGNHFIHAIRRNIDINILLLNNRIYGLTKGQYSPTSPRGFVSKSSPYGTVEDPFHPAELCFGARGRFFARCVATDGPGTGEVLKAAANHKGAAVCEILQHCVIFNDGTYDSVYNKDGRAKNAIYLEHGKPMLFGENKEFGLMQEGFGLKVVKLGENGITEKDILVHDAHCMDNTLQLKLALMEGPDFPVALGVIRDVEAPTYDDAVMEQIEEVSAKKKYHNFKELLMTNDIWEVK is encoded by the coding sequence ATGAGCGAATATACAGCTAAAGATTTCAAAAAAGGACAACCTCGTTGGTGTCCGGGTTGCGGTGACCACTTCTTCTTGAATTCACTGCACAAAGCGTTGGCAGAAATCGGTGTTAAACCTTGGGAAACTGCCGTTATTTCGGGTATCGGTTGCTCTAGCCGTCTACCTTATTATATGAATACGTATGCGATGCAGACTATCCACGGACGTGCTGCCGCCATCTCTACCGGATGTAAAGTAACCAATCCTAACCTGAGCGTTTGGCAGGTTTCAGGTGACGGTGACGGTCTGGCTATCGGTGGTAACCACTTTATCCATGCTATCCGTCGCAATATAGATATCAACATTCTGTTGCTGAACAACCGCATCTACGGTTTGACAAAAGGACAATATTCTCCGACGTCTCCCCGTGGCTTCGTCAGCAAATCCTCTCCTTATGGTACGGTAGAAGATCCGTTCCACCCAGCTGAACTCTGCTTCGGTGCCCGTGGACGTTTCTTTGCACGCTGTGTAGCTACAGATGGTCCCGGTACAGGAGAAGTTCTGAAGGCTGCTGCTAACCATAAAGGAGCCGCTGTGTGTGAGATTCTGCAACACTGCGTTATCTTCAATGACGGAACCTACGACTCTGTATACAACAAAGACGGACGTGCCAAGAATGCTATCTATCTGGAACACGGTAAGCCGATGCTTTTCGGTGAGAACAAAGAGTTTGGATTGATGCAGGAAGGCTTCGGACTGAAAGTTGTGAAGTTGGGCGAGAACGGTATCACGGAAAAGGATATCCTCGTTCATGATGCACACTGCATGGATAATACATTGCAACTGAAATTGGCTCTGATGGAAGGTCCTGACTTTCCGGTTGCTCTCGGTGTGATCCGCGATGTAGAAGCTCCGACTTATGACGATGCTGTAATGGAACAGATTGAAGAAGTATCAGCAAAGAAGAAGTATCACAACTTCAAGGAACTGTTGATGACAAATGATATTTGGGAAGTGAAGTAA
- a CDS encoding 2-oxoacid:acceptor oxidoreductase subunit alpha, which yields MANDMMVKELDQVVVRFSGDSGDGMQLAGNIFSTVSATVGNDISTFPDYPADIRAPQGSLTGVSGFQVHIGASKVFTPGDKCDVLVAMNAAALKTQYKFAKSTACIIIDTDCFQASDLQKAAFKTDNPIEEMGIKQDVIAAPISQMVKDCLAETGMDNKAMLKCRNMFALGLVCWLFNRDLKIAEDFLREKFAKKPEIAEANIKVIHAGYDYGHNTHASVAHTYKIESKIKTPGIYMDIMGNKATAYGFIAAAEKAGLKLFLGSYPITPATDVLHELSKHKSLGVITVQCEDEISGCATAIGASFAGALAVTTTSGPGVCLKSEAMNLAVITELPLVVLNVQRGGPSTGLPTKSEQTDLLQALFGRNGESPMPVIAATSPTNCFDAAYAACKMALEHMTPVVLLTDGFVANGSGAWKLPNLDTYPEIKPQYVTPEMKDNYTPYKRNPENQVRYWAIPGQEGYTHILGGLEKDSNTGAISTDPENHNLMCHLRAEKVAKIAVPDVEVQGCADDADLLIVGFGGTYGHLYSAMEEMNKAGQKVALAHFSYINPLPKNTAEVLKKYKKVVVAEQNLGQFAGYLRMKVDNFTPYQFNEVKGQPFVVSELVAAFTEILKK from the coding sequence ATGGCAAACGACATGATGGTAAAAGAACTGGATCAAGTGGTAGTCCGCTTTTCCGGAGACTCCGGCGATGGTATGCAGCTCGCCGGCAACATCTTTTCAACAGTATCGGCTACGGTGGGAAATGACATCAGTACTTTCCCCGACTATCCCGCAGATATCCGCGCCCCGCAAGGTTCTCTGACCGGCGTATCAGGTTTCCAGGTACACATCGGCGCCAGCAAAGTATTCACCCCGGGTGATAAATGCGACGTATTGGTAGCTATGAACGCTGCCGCATTGAAAACACAGTATAAGTTTGCTAAGTCTACTGCTTGTATCATCATCGACACAGACTGTTTCCAGGCTTCCGATTTACAGAAAGCTGCTTTCAAGACTGACAATCCTATCGAAGAAATGGGTATCAAGCAAGACGTGATTGCTGCTCCTATCTCTCAAATGGTGAAAGATTGCCTGGCAGAAACAGGTATGGACAATAAAGCAATGCTGAAATGCCGCAACATGTTCGCTCTCGGCCTGGTTTGCTGGTTATTCAATCGTGATCTGAAGATTGCAGAAGATTTCCTTAGAGAGAAATTCGCAAAAAAGCCGGAAATAGCAGAAGCCAACATCAAGGTGATTCACGCCGGCTACGACTATGGTCACAATACACATGCTTCTGTAGCGCATACTTATAAGATAGAAAGTAAGATAAAAACACCCGGAATATATATGGATATCATGGGTAACAAAGCTACAGCCTACGGCTTCATTGCTGCTGCTGAAAAGGCTGGTCTGAAGTTATTCCTGGGTTCTTATCCTATCACTCCGGCTACGGACGTATTACATGAACTCTCCAAACATAAATCTTTAGGTGTCATTACCGTTCAATGCGAAGATGAGATTTCCGGCTGTGCTACAGCTATCGGTGCATCTTTTGCAGGTGCATTGGCTGTAACTACCACTTCCGGTCCGGGTGTCTGCCTGAAATCAGAGGCTATGAACCTGGCAGTGATTACAGAACTTCCTCTGGTTGTTCTGAACGTACAGCGCGGTGGCCCTTCCACAGGTTTGCCGACTAAATCGGAACAAACTGACTTATTGCAGGCTTTGTTTGGCCGTAACGGTGAAAGCCCGATGCCGGTTATTGCTGCAACCTCACCGACAAACTGCTTCGATGCAGCCTATGCAGCTTGTAAAATGGCTTTGGAGCACATGACTCCGGTAGTTCTGTTGACAGACGGTTTCGTAGCCAACGGTTCCGGTGCATGGAAGCTGCCGAATCTGGATACATATCCTGAAATCAAACCTCAGTATGTTACTCCTGAAATGAAGGATAACTATACTCCTTATAAACGCAACCCTGAGAACCAGGTACGTTACTGGGCCATTCCGGGACAAGAAGGCTATACTCATATCCTCGGTGGTCTGGAAAAAGACAGCAACACTGGTGCGATCTCTACCGATCCTGAAAACCACAATCTGATGTGCCACCTGCGTGCAGAAAAAGTTGCAAAGATTGCTGTGCCCGATGTAGAAGTACAAGGCTGTGCAGATGATGCAGACCTGCTGATTGTAGGCTTTGGCGGTACTTACGGACACTTGTATTCTGCTATGGAAGAGATGAACAAAGCCGGACAAAAAGTAGCCTTAGCTCACTTCTCTTATATCAACCCACTGCCTAAAAATACGGCTGAAGTATTGAAGAAATATAAGAAAGTGGTAGTTGCCGAACAGAATCTGGGACAATTTGCCGGTTATCTCCGCATGAAGGTAGATAATTTCACTCCGTATCAATTCAATGAAGTCAAGGGACAGCCGTTCGTAGTAAGCGAATTGGTGGCTGCCTTCACCGAGATACTGAAGAAGTGA